The window TCTGATGTTAGGATGATCAActatcttttttctctttttttgtctgacagtgTCATCAGGTAAATGCTAAAAAGTAACCAAGAGGAATctttgaaatgtaaaacagtGCATGAACTGTACTTAACACACATGAGAACAGATTGAGTTTCTGACAATTAGTTTTGTTGACCAGCTTATTCTGTTGATGATACAACCTACAGGAGAATGATGGAATTGTTATTACACACTTACATTATTACTCTAGGAAAACTGAAGATAATCAAGAACAGTAAGTACCTAAATATGTAACTTAAGAACGGTACTTGTGTAAATGTACTCAATTACTCTCTACCATTGGCAATATTACCCAACAGGATTACTTTATGAGCAGTACCGTGGCTATTTGTCAGAAAGTTTGTGTACTCTCAACAAAGGGGGATGCATTTAATGACTCACATTCCTGACCGTGCCTTTGTCACCTTCCATTTGACCTCAAATGCCGGTTAGTAGCCTGCACCCACATCGTTCTAATTCTGTTCATTCCTTTGGTGTggaggaggcagcagcagcagttggtgtccttgtgtgtgttaaGATCAGCTCAACACTTGATGGTAACAACAGGTGGGCTGGGTCATCTGGTTTTGAAAAGAGGAGAGACACGTaaggtaaaaatgttttcagactgTGACTAACTCCTTGATAAAAACATAAGAGAACTATACTTTAATTACATGGTTTGAAGAAAAATGGTGAAGTGGCTGATTGCGCAGATCAGCTTTTCCTATTCTATCTGCTGTAGGACATTTCCACACTGCTCCAGCCTTTTGTCATTGTAACATCGTGACTGTTTTACCTGCCGTGGATCAATAAGTTGGCCCGACCCGCCACTGCCACGGCTTCACTAGATCAATGGCTTTTATATCGCACACGCACAGAAGCACTCTTGGCTCTGTTTCTGAGTTGACACACACGCCAGTTGTTGTTCACCAAATCAATGTTTAGCTTTCTTGAatcagatgcacacacaaatgcacattcaAGTGTGTGTGGACAGAGTTATGTCAAATTGATTTTGTAGTTTGTTATCTGAATGCAGCAACAGAAAGGTCAGCCTGAGACCAGCTACTgagtcaaaacacacaaatacttcACATTATACAACCATCTTGGGTGCCATACTGTACagaagatagatagatagaaagatagatagcGCACTCAACTATGTTTCTTTAATATGCATGTTGAGTTTTTTGAGtatattttatcacattttccaAATTGAAGACACTAAATACTtaaaactaattaattaatgtcAGCTGATAAAGGATAAAATGATTACTGAGTTTGTGCCTATATGGAGCTAGGACTAATGTGTAGAAATGAgcttttatcaaaaatgaaCAGAGGAAAGTTTATATGCCTCCATTCTTGATTATCAGACTCCCGGGGGTCCCCAAAGCTCACTGATTCCAAGAtgccctgttcatacctggcattgACATGTGTCTCaggtgatctgatcacaagtggacgGCTCTAAGTACAGTTGCGAATGCACCCAAAACGCATTGAGGAAGCATTGAGACCCGGTCACTTAGACCACATTTGGAGGTGGCCTGGGCTGCATATCGTCATATTCTTTAGCTGTCTGCACACAAATGTGTGCTGGGGTACACTGAAAGACTGCCTACTCAGCTGATGTCCTCTGTGTATGCAGGTATATGCAGACATactcattcacaaacaaatacaagtcgtaCACATtgtttcttgttcttcttcttttaatttccagcagactaggcacaggaagtgcattgctgcctcccgccagttaaaaacaacaacacatttggtctttgcaagAATTCATGTACgggtttatttgcatatagagcgggGAGGTGAGATCAATCTCACTCGAGACGCATGTGGAGACGAATTTTAATGTCAGGTGTGATCTGACGTAGAGCTGTCCGGTTATGATCGGATCAGCCAAAACACATGCTAATGCTACATATGACCAGGACCTGAGTGTCAATTggtttttgaaatgcaaatttgtTAACCACATTATCAGCAACCAACATGACGTGCAGTTGTACCTGATCTTGTGGCCGTGTCTTGTAGAGGGCCTCTGTGTCAAAATCTTGTTGTAAGACTTCAATTACTTTAGTTTATATTGCGCTGATATAGTTCATTGTcctaaataaagttgtgtttaatcaaattataaaaaacTAATTTGCTCACACATGATCTGTGGCCAGGTTGTATCTATAATGGGAGTCCTGGTCTCTGGGCATATAGTGATGCTGCCATGTATAGTGTGATATAACAGGTTAATCCAGCTATGCCAAAGTGCTCTTGCGTTTTGAATCGAGTTATACTACTTGTTGctacatttgctgttttatcgTCTGCAGTCGAGCACCCCGTCTTTCGAGTTTGCCTGCACAGGCTACATAATAGGCGATAATATGGCCAATTTACTCAAGGAATTGGGTTTCACTCATAAGAGGTAGAATATATAAGTGAGAAAAAATGTAGCCTGAATTACACCGTGAggtataatatataatgaagGGACAGAGGAACAATGTCACCAGACTGAGTTTCCTTTAATTGGCAGAGAAGATGAGGGCCATTAGAATCCAAACCACCGCCTAATTCTTTCAACTAGTGTGTCATAATGAATGGTGTTAAGTACTTAAGCTGGACCAGCACAGAGCATACAGGACTTGTGTGGATCTGCATCCTTCAGGGCCTCATTAATAATCAAATGAGTCATTACCGTTTTAATTCAAAACTCCACACCAGGGTAACTATTACTTTGCATTTGCAGATAAGATGTGtgagaggcaggcagagaaagagcaggaaaaataaatcatctcaGGAGTTCGTCACAGCACGCAAACATCCTACGGCTGGCACAAAATCATGGTATGGCACACAGCCCCACAACCATACAATGATGAAAACTTTCTTTAGAGAAGTCATTTGTCTTGTAGAGCAGATTTTTCAAAGTGAGATGGAATATAATCTCCTCATCACCTTGGGtagtctctgtctgtctctctgtctccttgcTCTGTCCCACTCATTCCCCTTCTGctcatctctcctcttcatATCTCTCAATCTCATCgtcgaacaaaaaaaaaagaaaaaaaatataacatactTGATTGACTCACTGACATCCGTGTGAATAAACAGCCGCTGTATGCATTAGTCAAAAGAATTTGTGACATGATTGCAAAAGATATGCCTgttgtacatactgtagatattaCTCATAGAATGCACGGATTACAAGTTACACAAATTGGGCTCAGTGGTGAATTCATGGTGGGAAGCCGTGCTTACAGTATCAACAGCACCATGGCCTATAACCCTGTGTTGTACTCAGTTTGGCTACCAAACACCTTAGGGCAAGGTGGAACTTCCACCGCCACAATACTCCCAAGGTTTCTGTAGTTAGTTTGAGTTGATGCAGTAGCTTGGTTTTATTGCTGattgtcttttaatttgtcctCACGGTACAGCCAACTACTACCAAAACCAGACAACTTGcttcaaatttcaaaacaaagtgtaaCCCAAATATCTCCCTTTTAATCATAATTTCCTAAACCAGAAACTAGTTGCAAGGCCCTTTAATTCCTATAGACTTCTAGAGGTACTGACTTTAAATAGTAAGGTCAGCAATTCTAGagacgttaaaaaaaaaaaagtactgtttcATCAAAATATGTTACACTGTGGGATCTACTGTATGCCTTTTCTTGGAAAACGTGAACAAGATGATGTTGTCATTAAAGTTAAAAGGCCATATTGTCAAAAGCTGATGGGTACACACTGTCACATGTTTTCCCAAAACTTTAAAGGGGTATTGCAAAAACCGTACACTTAAAGGTCAGTTTAGGCATCATGGTGAGTAGTATTCACCCTGTGAACAGAGACCTAATGTTTTCTGTAGCTCTGGTGGAAACCATGCcccctagaaattatgtttataaaatACGAATTTATTTTCCCCATTACACTGACTTGAAACGTTATTGCAcagggtttggttttttttgagaGAAGGAAGTGCTATATTTTTGTACCGCACACAAGCCATAGGGAGATTGTCGGGGTAGAGGGAGGGTGTAAAAAGACTTTGACCTTGGAGATTGGTGTTTGTGTCCTGAGTCCTTCACGTGATAGCGATTAAGCACCAAAAGCACTTTGGGAAAGGTTAGAGGAAGACTGtggttttaattaaatgttaatgcagTAAACACATCGTGTCTGGTACTTCAACTCTCAGTGGaatttttctgtatcaaacccAGGCTAATGTTAAGCTTAAGTGCTGTGAGAGCTTAAACATGACTATAAAAAGTTAATCATGCCTTAGCTGCTGCGAGTGGATATTGCACGGCAGTTGTGGATAGGGAAATGAAATACATCATCAAGGAACTTTTCGCTGATTTAGTCAGATATGTATATTACGAAAGTTtcctttgttaaaaaaataaacatcatttaagcagcattatgtttcctacaaaacatgtttgcttTTGCAGATTAGTACCATACAAACATCATTTTCTAGGAGACCGGGTTGCAGGGGGAGCTTTGCAAAGTCTAAGAAAAAATAACCTTTGATGATGTCATCCAGGTTATCTCGGCTTGGCCTTGAAGATCTTAAATTTAGAGCAGAAAGCCTGCTTTACAAACTGCAGGTGTGGAATATGCTGTTCAAAAAAGCAAGCTTACTAAATGATTCTCTTCAAAGGACTTGATCTCATTTAAATTGGTGTTAAGATAACTGTGACTGTGTTAGCCGatgcctttatttttgaaaaactgtcatGGTGAAAACTGGATctagttttgcattttattttgttgaaaattgGAAAGCACTTCCTTTAGTCATCCAAACACTGGGCCTTCTCCACTCTTCTTCCAAACGTTTACTTTCGGTCTCTCTTCCCTGTTTTActccctttcttccctcctcctgtccCACCAGCTCTCTTCACCAATGAGCAGTCAGACCAACGGCAGGGGAGCAGTCCCTTCGGCTCGCAACAAtcagaggacatttttggatGATGTCATTTTAACCTTTAGTTCACCAATGGCCTGGCTGCTGGTTGTGGCTCTGATCATCACGTGGTCGGCAGTAGCCATTGTTCTGTTTGATCTGCTTGATTATAACACTCTGACAGGTAACAAGAATTAATATTTGAATTCCTTTTTttgaagtttaattttttaaaaacatgttgttgttttcatttttaccattCCACAATGATTATAATTccataaaaatgtgattataataTGCTCGTAATATTTGACAGTACCTAATGACACTTTCCTTCCACTCATACATTAcccatatttcacatttcattcacACATCCATATTTCATCTGAGCATTGTTCAACAGCCTTTCAGACATTTTTGAAGCAGACTTCAAAAGTGGACGTGCTCTCACGAAGGTCgtcattttacatttgtgtcaAATTACGGGACACACACCGTCtcatatttcttttaaacacGTTAATAACATCATAATGTCTCAACATCGGTGCTGCTTGAACACCAGTTGTGTTTGAAGTAACACGTGGTGTGTTTCCGGTCACTTGACagacaaatgtgttgaaaatgacACACTGTTTTTAGGAGGGCAttttctcacactcacacattcacttATAGGCTCTAACATTTGACAGTTTATGTACCAGTGTAGTGATACAGCTGCGTACATGCCGACGTCTATCCACTCCTCTTCATTTTCACTTACATGTCTGACTCACACACTCAAAGGATGGATTATAAAGGGCACTAGGTGTTAACACGCATAATAATAACACAGTCACAGGTGGTAATCAGTCCTCTTTTTGATTACAACACCAAGTAGTTTAAAGTTAAATGATTTCTCTAATATGGAATTCTTTGAAATTCTATACATTGACTGTTGCTGCTCTACAGAGGTGGAAGCGGCTTTGTATCCTCATAGATTTTAAATCCTATTATCATGACTTAATTGTCATGAGTGatcaaatttcattttctgtgatcACGCTTTAATTACTTCATTGTCATGAgataacagaaaatgaatttccCCGAGATCACAACTAGGTTACTGATTGATTAAAGCAGCAGTCCAGAGCTCTCCTTCAAACCTTTTCAGTCCTGCTTAAGACGCTCTGCTCACTGGCATCATGATCAGGCTTCCAAAGCTCTACAAACCCATTAAGTTATACAGTATCTTGAGATAATGAGAAACGCCTGATTGCAGCATCataagatgaagaagaagaaatgaaaacagtggaGTACAGTGCTcagtaaaattattacttttGTATTGAACAGTATGTGAAAGGATGGTAGCAATCTCAGATTACTTCATGCTGTACTGCAGcatattgggtttttttttttgtaagcatAGCCTATGGGTTGATTTCCCCAGAAATCAGAAGACTTAAGAAAGACATAGCTGTGTTAATGTGAGTTTGCTGGAGTTATTAAGTACATTAAATACCCAGACTAAGGAGCTGCAGTGAgattattactgtatatatccaTGACAGTTTCAACGGATGATCTTTTGCTTTAACTGAGCTACAGTTAAAGCAGTACAGTAGGATCAAATTATTTGGTGTGCATATTAATGTTCTCATAGTGAACTACAACCACCAATTGGCCTTTTGATGTGCATGTGGGCATTTGAGTTGTGTTTTAAGACCGACTTGTGAAATTGTTTGAATCTATCCTTTAACATTGTTTCACTGCTAGAGTGCAATGAGATTGCAGATTGCAGGGCTTGAAAACAGTGGAGTACAGTGCTcagtaaaattattacttttGTATTGAACAGTATGTGAAAGGATGATAGGTTGCAGTTTCACCTTAGCTACAAGTATTTCTGTTGCAATTGTACATCTTTTGATATGATGCAGGTGTCTTTCAGAAAGAACAATGTTATTTGGCAATAATTTACACTTCCaattaaatatttcttaaatGAACTGCTATTGTAAGCTTGTGAATGTGACCTAGTCTGGTTTAGTCAGCAGGTGAGCTGAacatacaaaaatgtgaaatttttctACCAACAAGcattcaacatacagtatatggagaGTAACATTTCCTGTGATATATAAATaatcaatatatatttttgtgtttaaatttttttaaaggatgttCCTAGTTTCCCAGTATTTTGTAACAAATTGTATTGCTCTTTCCAGAAAACTTCTTGGCaccatgaattaaaaaaaaaaaaaaaagcactaccCTATATATAAGCATAGCTGTACAGCATGCACTAATCACAAAGGTCAAACTGCCACCGATCTTCCAACCACActacagaaaatcaatcattttgattttgtcacAAAGCTGGTGTATGTCAGCGCTCAGTTAATTTACTGAAATAATGACCTTTCTATCAGTTCTACTCATATCTGTTCTTTCTCACTCCCACCACTCCCACAACTACTACACATCACCATGTATTTGGACTATCCTACAGTGTAAGGATAGACCTGTCGAACACATCCAACACAATCATCTTCAATGCTtctcctcactctcctccttttttcaccCCCCCCGAACCCACACCCCATCACCTCTTCTCCATCCTCATGCTGTCAATCACCTGCCATCCCATCCAAAGAGTACACATCATACTGTGACGACCCCGTGTGTTTATCTCCCGGTAAAAACCACAACGAAACCACTAACAGTTTAACTGAGTTGCCTGCTCGTAGTAGAACAGTGCCTTTGACAAAGCAGTGAAATTCATGACCATCCGTTTCCATTGTGTGTCCAGCACTTCAAATTGTGAGGCTCTGTATTTAACCTTTTCAAGGGCAAATCAACACTAAATCAGGACAAAGCCTAGTGGTCTCCATTTGCTGAAACCTCCTACCAGCAAGCGTTTTCAACCAGCTGTCTTGACATCTGCTGTGACCCATGATACCACTGATTAGGGTGAAGTCGCCGTGCTTGAAAGTTTCAAATGACTAAGAGCTGTGTAGCAACAGTTTTCTGCCTTAGTCTGGAaagtttttactattttatggTTCTCAAAAATGGTTCTCAAAGAAAACTGTCCAAAGCAAAGTCTGTATCTTATCCTGCCTGGTCACACCTTCTTTCtaatttctctgtattttgctgTTT is drawn from Xiphias gladius isolate SHS-SW01 ecotype Sanya breed wild chromosome 4, ASM1685928v1, whole genome shotgun sequence and contains these coding sequences:
- the trdn gene encoding triadin isoform X3, yielding MLSSPMSSQTNGRGAVPSARNNQRTFLDDVILTFSSPMAWLLVVALIITWSAVAIVLFDLLDYNTLTGLPPPPAIAKRGLKARGGVRPIKSSPARIPAQESTDWLGMMWTFAASLVAPDEAEEAFHSEEL